Below is a genomic region from Deltaproteobacteria bacterium.
CCGCGATCGTCTCGTTCGCGCCCTCGGCCACGCGAGGCATGTCGAAGACGACCCCGCGGAGCGCCGGGTTGGCTCTCAAGATGCCGGCGAGGAGCGCTCCCGCTCCGCCTCCGACGTCGATGATGGTACCGAAGCGCGAGAAGTCATAGGCCGCGGCCACCGCGATGGCGACCATGGCCGTGAACGCGCCCATCGCCTCGTCGAAGACCGCGGCCTCCTCCGGGTGCTGCGCGAAGTACTCGAAGGAGCCCACGCCGAAGACGTGACTCAACGCCGGCTCGCCCGTCCGGACGCTGTGCAGGAGGTCGCCCCAGGCGGCCCGTACGCCGGGGCTTGTGAAGAGAAGCGCCACGGGGCGGAAGGAGCCAGGCCCGCTCTGCAGGCACGATCCCACGGGCGTCAGCTCGAAGCGCCCGTCCTCGGTCTCGGCGAACACGCCTGCGCTCGCCAACAGGCGGAGCACCCGCCGGAGCGCCGGCGCGTGCGTGCCGGTGGCCTTCGCGAGGTCGTCACAACGCTGGGGCCCGGTCCCGAGCAGGTCGGCGATCCCGAGCTTGGCGGCGGCGTAGATCGCGTGGGAGACGTAGTGACCCGTCGCCAGCTGATACAGGACCGCGGGTGGTGGCAGCTGTGTGTCCATACTCCTCCTTCGCTTCAGCGCGTCCTCGCGCCGGGTTGGGGATCGACCGCACCGGCCCGTCTCCGCCGCTCCGCCTCGCGGCTCGTCGCCGCCGCGGCGAGCTGCGCACGCGTCCGCACGTCGACCTTGGTGTAGACGTGCACCAGGTGCGTCTTCACGGTGGCGAGACTCACGAAGAGCTTCGACGCGATCTCACGATTCGGCAGGCCCGCGGCGACGAGCTCGACGACGCGGGTCTCGGTCGGCGTCAGGCTGTCCCACCCGTGGTTCGGCCGGCGCCGCTCTCCACGGCCGCGGCGGGCCCACGCGACCGCGTCCGCCAGCGTGAGCTGGGCGCCCTCCTCGACGTGTGCCGCGTCGAGGCGCGGCCGAAGCGCCTCGATCGCGCGGCGGCGGTACGGGTAGCGCCAGCGATAGCCGGTGCGCTGTCGGAACGCGTCGGTGACGCCCAGCAGGCGCCCGGCCTGCACGTCGTTGCCGACGTCCGCCGCCAGGAGCGCGAGGGTCTCGAGCGTGTCCACCGTGAGGAGCCCGAGCTCATGCTCCGCGGCGACATCCAGCGCCTGGTGAGCGCGGGCCTCCGCCTCGCGCACGTCCTCGCGTCCGCGCGCGAGATGGGCGCGCAGCAGGTGGACGACCCCCGCGAAGTAGTGCAGCACCGTACCGGCAAGACGCGGCTCCGCCTCGTCGAGCAGCACCGCGGCGCGACCGGCATCGCCGAGCGACAGGGCGACCTCGGCCCCCATGCAGCGGAGCCGGAACGACGAGGTCCCCATCGTCCACGGCGAGGGTTCCTCCCCGAGCGCCCGCAGGGCGTCGTCGAAGCGGCCCTCGACGAGCGGCACCACGGCGCGCAGCCAGGACACGGCCGTGGCGAAGGCGCCCGCCGCGAGGTTGCGCTCCGCCGCAGCGACGGCTCGTCGCGCGAGCGGCGCGTCCTCGGTCCAGAGCGCGATCAGGCCGACCTGGGTCGCGATGCTGAACTCGCATGACCGATCGAGATAGGGCTCCAGGCGGGCGCGGGCGCCCGCGAAGTCGCCGTCGAAGGCCATGGCGTTGGCGTGAGTCTGGTCGAGCAGGAATCGCATCACGGCGTCGGGCGGGACGTGCCGGTCGAGCCAGGCGAGCAGGCGTCGTACCCGGCCGCGCTCGCCCTGCTGGGCGAGCAGGCTGGCGATCGTCAGCAGCGACATGACCTCGAGGTTCCGGTTGCCGGCCGCGCGGCCCGCCTCCGCGGCTCGCTCGAGGCCGGCCACACCCTCGAGCAAGCCGAGGAAGGCGGGGCCGAGCGACAGCGCGTGCTCGACCAGCCCGCGCACGGCCGGGGCGATCTCCCCGCTCAACGTGTCGAGCGCGCGCCGGGCCGCCGGCACCCAGCCGAGCTCGGTGGCGAAGTAGAGCTCATCCGCCACCGGCGCGAGCGCCTCGAGCCAGGGCACCGATCCTTCGTCGAGCGCCGCGAGCACCTGGCCCGACACCGCCCGCAGCTTCTCGTGCGCGAAGCGACGTCCCCAGTACCATGCGAGCGCGTAGAGGAGGTCAGCGGCGGGGCGGCGCCCGGGGCCGAGCGACCACTCGAGCGCGGCGAGCAGGTCGGGCGCCTCCGCGGCGATCTCCTCGAGCACGGGAAACGTCG
It encodes:
- a CDS encoding methyltransferase, whose translation is MDTQLPPPAVLYQLATGHYVSHAIYAAAKLGIADLLGTGPQRCDDLAKATGTHAPALRRVLRLLASAGVFAETEDGRFELTPVGSCLQSGPGSFRPVALLFTSPGVRAAWGDLLHSVRTGEPALSHVFGVGSFEYFAQHPEEAAVFDEAMGAFTAMVAIAVAAAYDFSRFGTIIDVGGGAGALLAGILRANPALRGVVFDMPRVAEGANETIAAAGLGDRCEFVGGDFFEAVPGGGDAYILKHVIHDWDDARAVRILRNCRRAMKAEGKLLIVEGVYPERIDQSVASRGAAANDVNMLVCTGGRQRAEAEFRALFDAAGFELTRIVPTQAMSSVIEGVRA